In the genome of Neodiprion pinetum isolate iyNeoPine1 chromosome 2, iyNeoPine1.2, whole genome shotgun sequence, one region contains:
- the LOC124213212 gene encoding protein SGT1 homolog ecdysoneless isoform X3, whose product MYTREDDFVECFLFPHLCYKSTEEISQDELVSEINKYNNRISKYTHEYIWHRDSLGFQARTKNIIQLNKELDGGARVEDYQLPPHIYASLRFDEDVGDEWFLVFLVMELTKAFDGLIVKLVDSDGEFLLIEAAESLPSWATPQTCQDRVFIYNGEIHVVRDENLSYIEMLRNIREKPTASRMQYGIQAAIRKKIAIYPEEIQNRIHKARVFLPERAIAILKQEPGLIAAALRTICQSDPLERKVCQAMKYFPPEQRAMVNVKMTRCLYAMATHCRYAGDPRTGWNLPSPNDSCHKPHLLGIKISCGLEMLVARASRKIKQNEDNENKNETEWVAYLKRLTANGYFRNLLEGSQEYNRLLRMAKEYFQSSSRDHSLFGDKNEAHRILETWRNAPHHDIESLSEGRLSPPDNDNWLNIDPEQLHSMLDQQWSSNDRMVDQHPPSIQAKVREFLQHSSDVDGVQFPGQLSKSNDDNSEIRANGDADDTRIDFNADAFDSALRGILDLVVPGDENDFDSNSEGSLGGSEEDKGGELDKYMRLLDSQLEMDLHLSGLREKSNTDTCVEDSTMELNLRESAEGEAGGAGAVGNILGGPIRRLLHLHLQSPSTVPPDLQS is encoded by the exons ATG TATACTAGAGAGGATGATTTTGTCGAGTGTTTTCTGTTTCCACACTTGTGTTACAAATCGACGGAGGAAATATCTCAAGATGAATTAGTAtctgaaataaacaaatacaATAATCGAATTTCAAAGTATACTCATGAATACATATGGCATAGAGACTCGTTAGGCTTTCAAGCCAGAACAAAGAATATTATCCAGCTCAACAAAGAACTTGATGGTGGAGCTCGAGTGGAAG ATTATCAGCTACCACCACACATATATGCTAGTCTGCGATTTGACGAGGATGTTGGTGACGAGTGGTTTCTCGTGTTTCTGGTAATGGAACTGACGAAGGCATTCGATGGCTTAATCGTAAAATTGGTTGACTCTGATGGAGAATTCTTGCTAATTGAAGCTGCAGAGTCTTTGCCAAGTTGGGCGACACCACAAACTTGTCAGGATCGTGTTTTCATATATAATGGCGAAATACATGTTGTTAGAGATGAAAACCTGTCTTATATAGAAATGCTGCGAAACATCagagagaaacctacagcttCCAGAATGCAGTATGGTATACAAGCTGCTATTCGAAAGAAAATTGCCATATACCCAGAGGAAATACAAAACAGAATCCACAAAGCTCGGGTCTTTTTACCAGAAAGAGCTATCGCCATACTAAAACAGGAACCTGGTTTGATCGCAGCTGCACTGAGGACTATTTGTCAATCGGATCCACTTGAGAGAAAA GTTTGCCAAGCGATGAAGTACTTTCCACCGGAACAACGTGCCATGGTCAATGTGAAAATGACTAGATGCCTATATGCGATGGCAACTCACTGTCGTTACGCTGGTGATCCAAGAACTGGTTGGAATTTACCTTCACCCAATGATTCTTGTCATAAGCCGCATTTGTTGGGGATAAAGATATCGTGTGGATTGGAAATGCTTGTTGCACGAGCCAGTCGCAAAATCAAACAGAATGAagacaatgaaaataaaaatgaaaccgaATGGGTTGCATATCTGAAACGGTTGACAGCAAACGGATATTTCCGAAATCTTTTAGAGGGTAGTCAAGAATACAATCGGCTGCTTAGAATGGCCAAGGAGTATTTTCAATCCAGTTCCAGGGATCATTCTTTATTTGGTGACAAGAACGAGGCTCATCGAATATTGGAGACCTGGCGTAATGCTCCGCACCATGATATCGAGTCATTGA GTGAAGGGCGATTGAGCCCTCCAGACAATGATAACTGGCTCAACATAGATCCAGAACAACTGCACTCAATGCTGGACCAGCAGTGGTCATCAAATGATCGAATGGTAGATCAGCACCCGCCGTCAATCCAAGCGAAAGTTCGGGAATTTTTGCAACATTCAAGCGACGTAGATGGAGTTCAGTTTCCGGG CCAACTGTCCAAGTCAAATGACGATAACAGCGAAATCAGAGCAAATGGTGATGCCGATGATACGAGGATAGACTTCAATGCAGATGCATTTGATTCCGCTTTACGTGGAATCTTGGATCTTGTTGTGCCAGgagatgaaaatgatttcgaCAGCAACTCGGAAGGTTCGTTGGGTGGAAGCGAGGAGGATAAAGGTGGTGAATTGGACAAGTACATGAGACTGCTCGACTCTCAACTAGAAATGGATTTGCACCTTAGCGGATTACGAGAAAAATCTAATACAGACACTTGCGTTGAAGATTCGACTATGGAGCTAAATTTAAGAGAAAGCGCAGAAGGTGAAGCAGGAGGTGCAGGAGCTGTTGGAAATATTCTTGGCGGACCCATTCGACGTCTCTTGCATTTACACCTGCAATCACCCTCGACTGTTCCACCTGACTTACAgagttaa
- the LOC124213214 gene encoding 52 kDa repressor of the inhibitor of the protein kinase-like isoform X2 has translation MPSCIALNCTNVSAEARKSKRQKLLEKKYKVTFHRLPKDPTKRQKWLDSLCIPEPRGASPMICSIHFPENAFDRTSQSCVRLREFAIPYGPLDEEFHITLQKSNQSRLLQSLKQKTVSQINHQEVEDEPEEVKYLDEENFSDDDEKFDELSISEGIPYLIDDTSERKLYVDRSTSVSPRDFINDVPLKKEPKVSVTRSTSVSPQHTEDSTKTQFFRTVLMNTKKIERSCILILVER, from the exons ATGCCGTCGTGTATTGCGTTAAATTGTACGAATGTATCGGCAGAGGCTCGTAAAtcaaaaagacaaaaattgtTGGAGAAGAAATACAAAGTAACTTTTCATAG ATTACCAAAAGATCCAACAAAACGACAAAAGTGGCTCGATAGCCTGTGTATTCCAGAGCCCAGAGGCGCGAGTCCTATGATATGCTCAATTCATTTTCCAGAAAATGCGTTCGACAGGACGTCCCAGTCTTGTGTGAGACTCAGAGAGTTTGCAATACCATAT GGTCCCTTGGATGAGGAGTTTCACATTACATTGCAGAAGTCCAATCAAAGCAGATTGCTCCAATCTCTGAAGCAGAAAACTGTATCACAGATTAATCACCAAGAGGTGGAAGATGAGCCTGAGGAAGTAAAATATTTGGATGAGGAAAATTTTAGTgacgacgatgaaaaatttgatgaattatCCATTTCTGAGG GTATACCATATCTTATCGATGACACtagtgaaagaaaattatatgtCGACCGGTCCACCTCAGTGTCGCCGAGAGACTTTATCAATGACGTACCACTAAAGAAGGAGCCCAAAGTGTCTGTAACGCGATCAACATCGGTTTCACCCCAACACACTGAAGACAGTACAAAAACGCAATTTTTCCGCACAGTATTGatgaatacgaaaaaaat AGAACGTTCTTGCATCCTGATATTAGTGGAACGCTGA
- the LOC124213212 gene encoding protein SGT1 homolog ecdysoneless isoform X1, giving the protein MSIPLQYTREDDFVECFLFPHLCYKSTEEISQDELVSEINKYNNRISKYTHEYIWHRDSLGFQARTKNIIQLNKELDGGARVEDYQLPPHIYASLRFDEDVGDEWFLVFLVMELTKAFDGLIVKLVDSDGEFLLIEAAESLPSWATPQTCQDRVFIYNGEIHVVRDENLSYIEMLRNIREKPTASRMQYGIQAAIRKKIAIYPEEIQNRIHKARVFLPERAIAILKQEPGLIAAALRTICQSDPLERKVCQAMKYFPPEQRAMVNVKMTRCLYAMATHCRYAGDPRTGWNLPSPNDSCHKPHLLGIKISCGLEMLVARASRKIKQNEDNENKNETEWVAYLKRLTANGYFRNLLEGSQEYNRLLRMAKEYFQSSSRDHSLFGDKNEAHRILETWRNAPHHDIESLSEGRLSPPDNDNWLNIDPEQLHSMLDQQWSSNDRMVDQHPPSIQAKVREFLQHSSDVDGVQFPGQLSKSNDDNSEIRANGDADDTRIDFNADAFDSALRGILDLVVPGDENDFDSNSEGSLGGSEEDKGGELDKYMRLLDSQLEMDLHLSGLREKSNTDTCVEDSTMELNLRESAEGEAGGAGAVGNILGGPIRRLLHLHLQSPSTVPPDLQS; this is encoded by the exons ATGTCAATCCCGCTGCAGTATACTAGAGAGGATGATTTTGTCGAGTGTTTTCTGTTTCCACACTTGTGTTACAAATCGACGGAGGAAATATCTCAAGATGAATTAGTAtctgaaataaacaaatacaATAATCGAATTTCAAAGTATACTCATGAATACATATGGCATAGAGACTCGTTAGGCTTTCAAGCCAGAACAAAGAATATTATCCAGCTCAACAAAGAACTTGATGGTGGAGCTCGAGTGGAAG ATTATCAGCTACCACCACACATATATGCTAGTCTGCGATTTGACGAGGATGTTGGTGACGAGTGGTTTCTCGTGTTTCTGGTAATGGAACTGACGAAGGCATTCGATGGCTTAATCGTAAAATTGGTTGACTCTGATGGAGAATTCTTGCTAATTGAAGCTGCAGAGTCTTTGCCAAGTTGGGCGACACCACAAACTTGTCAGGATCGTGTTTTCATATATAATGGCGAAATACATGTTGTTAGAGATGAAAACCTGTCTTATATAGAAATGCTGCGAAACATCagagagaaacctacagcttCCAGAATGCAGTATGGTATACAAGCTGCTATTCGAAAGAAAATTGCCATATACCCAGAGGAAATACAAAACAGAATCCACAAAGCTCGGGTCTTTTTACCAGAAAGAGCTATCGCCATACTAAAACAGGAACCTGGTTTGATCGCAGCTGCACTGAGGACTATTTGTCAATCGGATCCACTTGAGAGAAAA GTTTGCCAAGCGATGAAGTACTTTCCACCGGAACAACGTGCCATGGTCAATGTGAAAATGACTAGATGCCTATATGCGATGGCAACTCACTGTCGTTACGCTGGTGATCCAAGAACTGGTTGGAATTTACCTTCACCCAATGATTCTTGTCATAAGCCGCATTTGTTGGGGATAAAGATATCGTGTGGATTGGAAATGCTTGTTGCACGAGCCAGTCGCAAAATCAAACAGAATGAagacaatgaaaataaaaatgaaaccgaATGGGTTGCATATCTGAAACGGTTGACAGCAAACGGATATTTCCGAAATCTTTTAGAGGGTAGTCAAGAATACAATCGGCTGCTTAGAATGGCCAAGGAGTATTTTCAATCCAGTTCCAGGGATCATTCTTTATTTGGTGACAAGAACGAGGCTCATCGAATATTGGAGACCTGGCGTAATGCTCCGCACCATGATATCGAGTCATTGA GTGAAGGGCGATTGAGCCCTCCAGACAATGATAACTGGCTCAACATAGATCCAGAACAACTGCACTCAATGCTGGACCAGCAGTGGTCATCAAATGATCGAATGGTAGATCAGCACCCGCCGTCAATCCAAGCGAAAGTTCGGGAATTTTTGCAACATTCAAGCGACGTAGATGGAGTTCAGTTTCCGGG CCAACTGTCCAAGTCAAATGACGATAACAGCGAAATCAGAGCAAATGGTGATGCCGATGATACGAGGATAGACTTCAATGCAGATGCATTTGATTCCGCTTTACGTGGAATCTTGGATCTTGTTGTGCCAGgagatgaaaatgatttcgaCAGCAACTCGGAAGGTTCGTTGGGTGGAAGCGAGGAGGATAAAGGTGGTGAATTGGACAAGTACATGAGACTGCTCGACTCTCAACTAGAAATGGATTTGCACCTTAGCGGATTACGAGAAAAATCTAATACAGACACTTGCGTTGAAGATTCGACTATGGAGCTAAATTTAAGAGAAAGCGCAGAAGGTGAAGCAGGAGGTGCAGGAGCTGTTGGAAATATTCTTGGCGGACCCATTCGACGTCTCTTGCATTTACACCTGCAATCACCCTCGACTGTTCCACCTGACTTACAgagttaa
- the LOC124213214 gene encoding uncharacterized protein isoform X1, protein MPSCIALNCTNVSAEARKSKRQKLLEKKYKVTFHRLPKDPTKRQKWLDSLCIPEPRGASPMICSIHFPENAFDRTSQSCVRLREFAIPYGPLDEEFHITLQKSNQSRLLQSLKQKTVSQINHQEVEDEPEEVKYLDEENFSDDDEKFDELSISEGIPYLIDDTSERKLYVDRSTSVSPRDFINDVPLKKEPKVSVTRSTSVSPQHTEDSTKTQFFRTVLMNTKKMYVHKIKMLQQKQRRTANKLANMRAILNVLKKKNLLGAKELANLQENVLAS, encoded by the exons ATGCCGTCGTGTATTGCGTTAAATTGTACGAATGTATCGGCAGAGGCTCGTAAAtcaaaaagacaaaaattgtTGGAGAAGAAATACAAAGTAACTTTTCATAG ATTACCAAAAGATCCAACAAAACGACAAAAGTGGCTCGATAGCCTGTGTATTCCAGAGCCCAGAGGCGCGAGTCCTATGATATGCTCAATTCATTTTCCAGAAAATGCGTTCGACAGGACGTCCCAGTCTTGTGTGAGACTCAGAGAGTTTGCAATACCATAT GGTCCCTTGGATGAGGAGTTTCACATTACATTGCAGAAGTCCAATCAAAGCAGATTGCTCCAATCTCTGAAGCAGAAAACTGTATCACAGATTAATCACCAAGAGGTGGAAGATGAGCCTGAGGAAGTAAAATATTTGGATGAGGAAAATTTTAGTgacgacgatgaaaaatttgatgaattatCCATTTCTGAGG GTATACCATATCTTATCGATGACACtagtgaaagaaaattatatgtCGACCGGTCCACCTCAGTGTCGCCGAGAGACTTTATCAATGACGTACCACTAAAGAAGGAGCCCAAAGTGTCTGTAACGCGATCAACATCGGTTTCACCCCAACACACTGAAGACAGTACAAAAACGCAATTTTTCCGCACAGTATTGatgaatacgaaaaaaatgtatgttcataaaataaaaatgctgcagcaaaagcagcgtagaACAGCAAATAAATTGGCAAATATGCGGGCTATTCTGAAcgtattaaagaaaaaaaatcttctcgGAGCAAAGGAGCTTGCCAATCTTCAAG AGAACGTTCTTGCATCCTGA
- the LOC124213212 gene encoding protein SGT1 homolog ecdysoneless isoform X2 → MVSRLYTREDDFVECFLFPHLCYKSTEEISQDELVSEINKYNNRISKYTHEYIWHRDSLGFQARTKNIIQLNKELDGGARVEDYQLPPHIYASLRFDEDVGDEWFLVFLVMELTKAFDGLIVKLVDSDGEFLLIEAAESLPSWATPQTCQDRVFIYNGEIHVVRDENLSYIEMLRNIREKPTASRMQYGIQAAIRKKIAIYPEEIQNRIHKARVFLPERAIAILKQEPGLIAAALRTICQSDPLERKVCQAMKYFPPEQRAMVNVKMTRCLYAMATHCRYAGDPRTGWNLPSPNDSCHKPHLLGIKISCGLEMLVARASRKIKQNEDNENKNETEWVAYLKRLTANGYFRNLLEGSQEYNRLLRMAKEYFQSSSRDHSLFGDKNEAHRILETWRNAPHHDIESLSEGRLSPPDNDNWLNIDPEQLHSMLDQQWSSNDRMVDQHPPSIQAKVREFLQHSSDVDGVQFPGQLSKSNDDNSEIRANGDADDTRIDFNADAFDSALRGILDLVVPGDENDFDSNSEGSLGGSEEDKGGELDKYMRLLDSQLEMDLHLSGLREKSNTDTCVEDSTMELNLRESAEGEAGGAGAVGNILGGPIRRLLHLHLQSPSTVPPDLQS, encoded by the exons ATGGTCTCGAGATTG TATACTAGAGAGGATGATTTTGTCGAGTGTTTTCTGTTTCCACACTTGTGTTACAAATCGACGGAGGAAATATCTCAAGATGAATTAGTAtctgaaataaacaaatacaATAATCGAATTTCAAAGTATACTCATGAATACATATGGCATAGAGACTCGTTAGGCTTTCAAGCCAGAACAAAGAATATTATCCAGCTCAACAAAGAACTTGATGGTGGAGCTCGAGTGGAAG ATTATCAGCTACCACCACACATATATGCTAGTCTGCGATTTGACGAGGATGTTGGTGACGAGTGGTTTCTCGTGTTTCTGGTAATGGAACTGACGAAGGCATTCGATGGCTTAATCGTAAAATTGGTTGACTCTGATGGAGAATTCTTGCTAATTGAAGCTGCAGAGTCTTTGCCAAGTTGGGCGACACCACAAACTTGTCAGGATCGTGTTTTCATATATAATGGCGAAATACATGTTGTTAGAGATGAAAACCTGTCTTATATAGAAATGCTGCGAAACATCagagagaaacctacagcttCCAGAATGCAGTATGGTATACAAGCTGCTATTCGAAAGAAAATTGCCATATACCCAGAGGAAATACAAAACAGAATCCACAAAGCTCGGGTCTTTTTACCAGAAAGAGCTATCGCCATACTAAAACAGGAACCTGGTTTGATCGCAGCTGCACTGAGGACTATTTGTCAATCGGATCCACTTGAGAGAAAA GTTTGCCAAGCGATGAAGTACTTTCCACCGGAACAACGTGCCATGGTCAATGTGAAAATGACTAGATGCCTATATGCGATGGCAACTCACTGTCGTTACGCTGGTGATCCAAGAACTGGTTGGAATTTACCTTCACCCAATGATTCTTGTCATAAGCCGCATTTGTTGGGGATAAAGATATCGTGTGGATTGGAAATGCTTGTTGCACGAGCCAGTCGCAAAATCAAACAGAATGAagacaatgaaaataaaaatgaaaccgaATGGGTTGCATATCTGAAACGGTTGACAGCAAACGGATATTTCCGAAATCTTTTAGAGGGTAGTCAAGAATACAATCGGCTGCTTAGAATGGCCAAGGAGTATTTTCAATCCAGTTCCAGGGATCATTCTTTATTTGGTGACAAGAACGAGGCTCATCGAATATTGGAGACCTGGCGTAATGCTCCGCACCATGATATCGAGTCATTGA GTGAAGGGCGATTGAGCCCTCCAGACAATGATAACTGGCTCAACATAGATCCAGAACAACTGCACTCAATGCTGGACCAGCAGTGGTCATCAAATGATCGAATGGTAGATCAGCACCCGCCGTCAATCCAAGCGAAAGTTCGGGAATTTTTGCAACATTCAAGCGACGTAGATGGAGTTCAGTTTCCGGG CCAACTGTCCAAGTCAAATGACGATAACAGCGAAATCAGAGCAAATGGTGATGCCGATGATACGAGGATAGACTTCAATGCAGATGCATTTGATTCCGCTTTACGTGGAATCTTGGATCTTGTTGTGCCAGgagatgaaaatgatttcgaCAGCAACTCGGAAGGTTCGTTGGGTGGAAGCGAGGAGGATAAAGGTGGTGAATTGGACAAGTACATGAGACTGCTCGACTCTCAACTAGAAATGGATTTGCACCTTAGCGGATTACGAGAAAAATCTAATACAGACACTTGCGTTGAAGATTCGACTATGGAGCTAAATTTAAGAGAAAGCGCAGAAGGTGAAGCAGGAGGTGCAGGAGCTGTTGGAAATATTCTTGGCGGACCCATTCGACGTCTCTTGCATTTACACCTGCAATCACCCTCGACTGTTCCACCTGACTTACAgagttaa